From Quercus lobata isolate SW786 chromosome 11, ValleyOak3.0 Primary Assembly, whole genome shotgun sequence:
aaaaaattcaatatattaataattaactCAATCCAATTGATCCTTGAAATCGTCACTATATGAATTACATAAgagaaatttatttaaaatattagcGATAATGCTAGATACTTAGACTAAAATATCCATGATAATATTatcttttaagttttgtaatctTTTGGGAAATAGCTAATGTAGGGATGTTAGGCCCAATAGAATATATTGGACACCTAATAGTCCGAAACCGGGTAAACGTGTTATAGAGGTCAGCACTAATAAATAAAGGAAGGAATCTAGGCATCATGTTCCAGGGaggtgatccgaggaggaatgcttCCTCGACTAAGCAAAGCCGAGGTTAGGAGGTGCTATGTGACATCAAGAGCAACATTCCGGATAATTCCACTAATTAGGAAAAGTATCAAGAAGGAACAGGACAGAGGGAGgttatgaaatatctaagagaaaactGATACCTGAACTGcaattttcagccttacagctactcctAAAGACTTCAAAAAAGTGTTGATGAGACAAGGATCAACACCTACAATCTAATCTACATGTGGATGGTGGAAATGAAAGGAGAAAGATAGTATAAAAGCGAAAGGAAACCTTAAGAAAAAGGGATCTTAGAATTAAGAGAGAAATATCGTAGCTATAAAAACTGTACTTGTAATCAACTTCAAGaattatatacaagaactgatctcaTTGGACTGTGCCGAGGACAATTTTCATTAGATACAACCAATCcaattttactttattgtcattTGGATCCACTATAATAGTTACCAAACTCATTAGAGTCttgttttccaacccactctctataaattcattatattggACTCTTTGAACCTAGATCCTTTTAACTTTTGGGTTTAGGATTCAAACTATGTCCTTACAGCTAATAATAGTTAAGTTTCTGATTTTTGTCAAGACTCTTATAGTTCAACTAATTGATATTTCTTGGTCTTTTCAACGAAAAAATCCAAGCTTCAAATTCTCAATCCTCCCTCTCCCAACCATCTAATtatcaagaaggaaaaaaaaattgtgatttttcaCCAGGACACATTTGCCCCCAACTGCTTGCAATAAGTTGAGTTCAGTTGGAAGTCGACAACGTCCTCATTCCACAGCGTACCATTAGATTTGTTTTGCGTAAGGGAGTTTCACTTAACTTATCATGAGCAAAGGCCTATAACCTTGGTGTTTCAATGGCCCATAAATTTAAATTGCAAGCCCGTTCTGTgcacactacaaaaaaaaggttctatggccgcgtttttaaaacgcggctatatatcaaaaaaacgtggctatagcctatagccgcatttttttaGGCCACGCTTTCTAGTGTGGCCTAAAACCTGTGACTATAGGACTGACGGTCCTATGGCCACACTTTTTAACCGCAGCCCAAGACCAGATTCTATAGCCGCGCTTAAAACGTGGCCTAAGACCAGGACctatggccgcgtttaaaacgtggcctAAGACCAGGACctatggccgcgtttaaaacgtggctataggatCGGACTAATGGctgcgtttaaaacgtggctataggtgacactatagccgcattttttaaatgtggctATAGGACATATTTTTAACCGcgtttaaaaacgcggctatagccctttttttctttttcttttttccctataGCCCTTTTTTCTTCAGCACAATGTTGAAGAAAGACATTCACTGTcaaataaatcatcaaattcTTATCAATGTAACTCTCCTCAAACGAAATccttgtttttaatttcaatttactGTATTCCTTACAAGATCTCCACCCACACAGTAAACACTTAAGTTGGGACTCCTAACCTTTTGCTTAGTAAATCAAAATAGGCATTTAaccaaacataacaaaaaagaaatccatatCTGAATATGATATAAAAGAAACAAGctttaaaatgaaatgaaagataAAATTGTAATTGCATTAGCCAATTCCAATAGGCCAGAATCTCAGTTTGAGTCACAACTCTATTGcctaaaaatttttgtaattgcaTTAGCCAATTCCAATAAGCTAGAAGTAATCAAAATTGATATTTACTAAGAGACAAATCCAATACATACATAGGGCCTGGGCAGTAGTTAGTCTTGCCCAAGGATCCTTCACCAGTAACTTCTTTACAAAATCTTTCGCACTGTTGCTTATGGTTGGCCATGGTTTGCGGTGAAAATCAGGCTTGTTTCGTAAGACCTGCAAAAGTGAGACAGTtagataagtatacaaaaggAAACTatggggggaaaaaagaagcaaTATTGAAGACACAAACTTTATGGTAGATTGAGATAGAAAAGGCTCGACAATTGAActcattttctacaaattcacCGAACTGGGTTTTCAAGTTTATAGAATCTTTTTAGAGACTAAGTATTAACAGCCATATGAGATTTAACCATAGTTCACTTTCAAGTGACATAGTCAAGTTGAAGTTGGGTTTTTTCTATGTTCGACCTACTGATTTTCAAGTAAACCCATTTTCAACGTTATATTGGGCTTGTTAAATTGGTATTGGacctatttttaaaataaagaataacaaACCATTTTGATTAGCCTAAAAACACACAAGTGACTGCCTTCTGAAACATACTAGAATATCTACCAATCATAGTTCATGTAATTTCAACAACACTCAAAAGCATAAATATAGTAGGATAAATatcacaaaacaataaatacGTACCTTATTACCCATCACGAGACCAACAGCATAGCTAGGATTTGAGTGGCACCTTCCATGATGACGACAAAGTCTAAAAAGAAAccagaaaatatatattacagtgtgcacaaaaaaaagtttgacaGAAAAATAGCCAGGTTACAAGGACATAACAGCCTTAATAAATGTGGTtttccataaataaaaattcataaaacccaacttcaaaaatcaagaaataatgaGAATTATGACATGACAAAAGTCACAATTGCACTAAAAAGTAGCATAAAAGAGGACATCGACTAATTCATGATTGGTATTTACCTAAATACTTGGGATACCACTAACTAAATGAGAACTTCATTGCAAAAGCGGAGCACTGTCAGGGACCCTGCTATTAGCTACTTatccaacaaaaagaaaaagaaaaaaaaaagagcctaaCCAAACTCAATCCATCCtccaggaaaaataaaaagactatGCTACCTAGCCTAGTATTATTCAATAGTAATAGTACCCGACTACTCGTTAATTCGATGCCATATTTTTATCTGCATAGCAAGACTAAGAATCTTAAGCATACAACAATTGAACGATTGACTCAAAAGCAGAACTGAAAATCAAAACTCTCTTTTTAAGAGTATATATACATGCATACCTGGCGTGTGGGACAGACGAAGGACTACAATAAATACTTATACAAAGCAAAaacctaattaatttattagttacaagttttaaacaagtgtgtgtgtgtctctctctctcccatatCGAGTAAAGTTTATGAGGTGATTTCGAATGAGGGCACAAATCGAACTTTAATGCGATCTTTGACAACCTCTctcaatactttttttaatttttctagcAAAATCGACACAGGCAAAttttaaaaaccctaaaaaaatgggatccattctattctattttgaaataaaacttaAGGAAAGGGCAGAaacttaaatattaaaattaaaaattaaaaataaataataaataaaaaaccaagtaCAGCAGCCAAAGTTTCACTAAGAATTcctgacccaaaaaaaaaaacttgtctaATTTTATTGAAGCGGCGGAAAGGAAAAAGATAGGGCAAGAGATACTAACCAGAGAAATAGAGGAGATGAAAAGGTTCTAGAAACTCAGTAGGCCAACGGCGGCCTTGAAGCGTCGCGATCGACGTCGATCGCCAACGGCGGCGTTCAAGCGTCGCGATCGACGTCGATCGCCAACGGCGACGCTCAAGCGTCGCGATCGACGCTGATCGCGACGCTTGAGCGTCGCCGTTGGCGATCGACGCCGAGCGTTGGCGATCGGCGTCGATCGCGACTCTTCAACACTGGCGACCGGCGTCGATCGCGACGCTCCAGCGCTGGCGATCGGCGCCGATCGCGACGCTTGAGCGTCATCGGCGACGGCTGAGCTCAACGGCGACGGTGtttgtggtttgtgtttttttttttttttttttttggaccgaAATGGCTCTGGGTTGAAATGTTTTGTGGCTTTGGGTTTCTTTTTGGTGTGCTATTACTATTGAATAAAGTATGAGGTCCTTAGGCCacgtttttagctcaaaaaaacgtGGCCTAAAAACCCGTCTATGGCcccatttttaaaatgcggccacagttaaggaaaacaaaaaaaaagttgccaaaaaataaaatacggaagtccttaggccgcgtttttacgcggcctaagaacccgtctatggccacgcttaaaaaacgcggcctaagaactcgtctatggccccgtttttaaaatgtggccatagttaaggaaaagaaaaaaaaaaatttgccaaaaaataaaatacggaggtccttaggccacgtttttagctcaaaaaaacgcggcctaagatcCCGTCTGTAGCCAcgcttaaaaaacgcggcctaagaaccagTCTATGGCCTCATTTTTAAAATGTGgccacagttaaggaaaagaaaaaaaaaattgccaaaaaataaaatacggaggtccttaggctgcgtttttaactcaaaaaaacgcggcctaagaacctgTCTATGGCCAcgcttaaaaaacgcggcctaagaacccgtcTAGGGCCctgtttttaaaatgcggccacagttaaggaaaagaaaaaaaaaatttgaactaatataaagtacggaggtccttaggccgcgtttttagctcaaataaacgcggcctaagaacccatCTATGGCCCCGCTTAAAAAACGCAGCTTAAGAGCCTGTCTATGGCCGCGTTTTTATGAAACGCGGCTTCAGTCtatcttgggccgcgttttttatagCCACGGCTTAAAAAACGTGGCCCAAGGCCTCCGCGTTTTGTAGTGGCACATCTATTGAACTCGGTTCTGCTTATTAGCTGTTGTTGTGTGGACTGTGGAGTGAGAGTCACCGACCCAAAATCTCCAGAAAACTTGACCACTAAATCCACCTTCCTTGCCGTgagaggaaaaatgaaaagatggCTCAAgaatttcctttatatatatatatatatatatttcttttttggcacAAGAAtttcaaactcttaaaaaaTGTGATCAGTCATTGCTCAACAACTATGAGAaacctaaaaacaaaacaaacaaaattgattataaattaaaaaaaaaaaaaaaaagatttagctGGAGTCCAATGCTTCAATTCACTCAACTTGTTAAGACAGTGACATGTGACTAAAAGTGGACACGTATCACCATCATTATACACTAAAACATTAAACCCAAAATTcgccaaaaattaaaaaaaataaaggtacgTCAACTGTATTCCATGTTGTACATCAAatggtttatttatttgactatgaagaaataatttatttatctttagATTGTTTGACATTTgacatttgtatttttttttttttttttgataggtacaTTTGTATGATGTTTGACAGATAAGAAGTACCtatctttctaattttttttttaagtatcatTGATCCGTACgtataaattaaaatcataagCGTGCTCATCACTCTTAAAGAGCACATGTCCACCATTGAGGCCACTTATTAAATGAGTAAtattaaaaacacaaatttttttacaagtcAGCCTAAATAAGGTCTATCAATGTGTAATTAGAAAATATCaccttgtttctcaaaaaaaaatatatcacctTAACATGTGTCCACAATTAAGATCACTTTTATAATGCACTGAAAAGAGCATATAATAAAGacactttgaattattttacatTCATTATCTTCATCACAAAAGGCGATTATTCCCGtcataaagaaagaagaaagaagagaaaaaaaacaagaaattataaaattattgcaagtaggaggaacatttttttttttaatgcaatccGTATAGagaatattatattaaaaaaaaaagacataaatgTTACCCAACCCACTATTGTCATCACAGAAAAAATATGAACATATAAAGATAAAACTACACTTTATCACCATAAATTATACCTCTATTTACACTTACCAGTCTAAATTTTTAGTATGCACAATTACTGCATTAAACTATAACTCATGTTTCACTTTACACACTACAATCAATTAGGTTGTAAATTTGGACTAAAAAGCATGTCAAGTGCGATTAACATGACCTCTACATATGTAGCACGacatgaaaatattaaattgcCTCTCTTCAATCCcttaaaacaaaatcatttaaCAAAAACCCTTGTGGTGTCACACAACCTTTCATTTAACTATAGCCTTGCTCCTCACGCAAGCAACAAAATTGTATCATAGTTCCtttatctaaaaatatctaGAAGATCGGTGTGAGAAGATAAAATGCTTATGTACCACACCACTAAACTATTTCTCTCGTACACAAATGTACCTTCTTCTCCAAGATAAATAAGTCAAAAgttttatgaaacaaaccagTATTATAAAGCGAATTCTTTGACAAGCATTATAAAGTCCTCTACAAGATTAGAATTTGACTGAAAAATTGAAAGTAAACAATACAATACAAAGAATGAAATGGAgtttagctatatatatattgcagaAATTTCCTACACGATTTGGTGGAAACCCAAGTTGCTAGAGAAGCGCATGAAACGCCAAGGAATTAGAGGCACTCCTTACAAGCTGATGATTGCGGACATGAAAGAGTTTGTGAGGGCCATAACAGAAGCATGGTCCAAACCCACTAATCTGACGCACCAGATTGTTCCACGTGTCGATCCATTTACCCTAAATATGGTGCAGAAATATGGTACGTATTTGTAAGTGTATAACTAAAGAGTTACAGACAAAGTCATTAATATACATGAAGAAATGTTCTCATGTAGGTGGGAACAATTTCAAGTTTGTTTCTAAATTGGTTACatatttcaacttttttctaacAGGGAAGATATCAATGTGTTGGACTGGGACAAGACCAAGGCTTATTATAATGGACCCAGAGATGATGAAAGATATTCTGTATAACAAGCTAGGTCACTACCAAAAGCCGCCACTAAACCCACTTATTCTCATTCTAACAAGGGGACTAACAACTCTAGAGGGTGAGCAATGGGCCAAACGCAGAAGGATCGTCAATCCTGCTTTTCACCTAGAGAGACTGAAGGTTCCATTTTTACACTGCATCATTTCCTACTCATGCTATAACCATATGCAAGGCTCAACCATAAAAGGAGTTGTTCTTTATGATCTTATAAAATCCCATTTGACAATTCTCcttattaatcttttttttttttttttgaaggggatGATACCAGTATTCACAACCAGCTGTCGCAGAATGATCAAACAATGGCAGAAGATGGTTAGCCCTCAACAAAGTTATGAAGCTGATATTTGGCCTGAACTTCAAAAACTTACTGCAGATGTTATATCTAGAGCAGCATTTGGAAGCAACTATGAAGAAGGGAAACTCATCTTTGAACTTCAAAAGGAGCTGATCCTACTAGTTCTTGAAGCCATGCAAACCTTGTATATTCCTGGGTTTAGGTAACTTAACAGTATCAACTTAATACATTCTGTTTCTTCATCATTGAAACAACTACGTAGATTTCATATGTAGTATCAAGTTTATACAACAGTTGTTACTCCGACCTTTGTGTTCACTACAAAGAAGATTTCATATGTAGTATATATAGATATGCCTCTTTGTAGTGATTATATAACATCCATATATCACTGTTTAAATAGCTTACTAtctatatatcatttttttgtaGATTTATACCTACTCCGAAGAATCGGAGGAGAAGGAAACTGGATAAAGAGATCAAATCAATGCTAAGGAACATAATCCAAAAGAGAGTGCATTCCACAAGAATTGGAGAATCCACGGCTGATGACTTGCTAGGCCTGCTCTTGCAATCTAGTAACCAGAACAATTTACCAGAAAATGCAAGTGTCACAAACGATAATGGGTTGTCAATTGAAGAGGTGATAGAGGAAAGCAAGCAGTTCTATCTTGCAGGCCAAGAAACAACTTCAAGCTGGTTGACATGGACCATTATAGTCTTAGCTATGCACCCAGACTGGCAAGAAAAGGCAAGGGAGGAAGTCTTACAAGTCTGTGGAAAGAAGGAACCCAATTTTGAAGCTACAACCCACTTCAGAATTGTGAGTAGTCCTCCCAACCACTTTCTACACAAGTTGATTAAGGCCTTCCAAACAATCATATAAGAATATTGATGTGAGATAAAGTTTAAACATAATTTAAGTAATTCTTGGTTGGCATTTCTCAAGTACTTTTCTTGCTTTGAAGAGCCAGGATCAACACGATCTTTTCTTTCAAAGATAAGAGAAGTACTATCAAAATGCTTTCTAATTGATACCTTGACTGCTGGATGCCAATAGTGCACCATGCAATCAGTAGGTAATTCCACCGCTACAAGCGCAATGTTGCCAACATCGAAAAATAAATACCAGTTCCTGGCTGGTAATTAAAGTTGGGGTAACTTCACTTATGTTAGCCCATAGAATATAGGTGTCCACGCTGCTATTCTAAGCTGGTAATTGAAGTTACCCTAAGCTCAAATACACAATTCCAGAGTCCTCTTTTGTGAAGATGCATCTATCATTACTCTAGAAAGCGTCTCCTAGTATCTCCAAAATCCTAAAAGCCACAAATATGTAGTTTATTCATTGAATACTTAGTGTGTAAAGTTCTACTGCAGGTAACCATGATTCTTTATGAAGTACTAAGATTATATCCACCAGTGATTGCTCAATATCAACATGCTCGCATGGAAACCAAGATAGGAGATATCTCCCTTCCGGCTGGAGTTGATGTTGTACTACCTACATTACTCATCCATCATGATCCCGAACTTTGGGGAGATGATGCAGAAGAATTCAAACCAGAGAGATTCTCTGAAGGAGTTTCAAAGGTATCAAAGGATCAGTTGGCATTCTTTCCTTTTGGGTGGGGCCCAAGGACCTGTATTGGCCAAACTTTTGCCATTATAGAATCTAAGATTGCTTTGGCCATGATTCTACAACATTTCTCATTTGAGCTCTCACCCTCCTACACTCATGCACCTTATACTGTTATGACTCTGCAACCACAACATGGAGCTCAAATCACATTACATCAAATTTAGTCTGGTCAGCACATAACAGAAttgta
This genomic window contains:
- the LOC115968412 gene encoding cytochrome P450 72A225-like — translated: MEFSYIYIAEISYTIWWKPKLLEKRMKRQGIRGTPYKLMIADMKEFVRAITEAWSKPTNLTHQIVPRVDPFTLNMVQKYGKISMCWTGTRPRLIIMDPEMMKDILYNKLGHYQKPPLNPLILILTRGLTTLEGEQWAKRRRIVNPAFHLERLKGMIPVFTTSCRRMIKQWQKMVSPQQSYEADIWPELQKLTADVISRAAFGSNYEEGKLIFELQKELILLVLEAMQTLYIPGFRFIPTPKNRRRRKLDKEIKSMLRNIIQKRVHSTRIGESTADDLLGLLLQSSNQNNLPENASVTNDNGLSIEEVIEESKQFYLAGQETTSSWLTWTIIVLAMHPDWQEKAREEVLQVCGKKEPNFEATTHFRIVTMILYEVLRLYPPVIAQYQHARMETKIGDISLPAGVDVVLPTLLIHHDPELWGDDAEEFKPERFSEGVSKVSKDQLAFFPFGWGPRTCIGQTFAIIESKIALAMILQHFSFELSPSYTHAPYTVMTLQPQHGAQITLHQI